A segment of the Streptomyces diastaticus subsp. diastaticus genome:
CGGGGGCGACCGCGGCGACCATCAACGCCGCCGTGGACCAGGGGCTGCACCTGCTGTTCACGCCGGGCGTCCACCACGTGGACGAGACCATCGACATCGGCCGGGCGGACACCGTGGTCCTCGGCCTCGGCTACGCCACGATCGTCCCGGACGACGGGGTGACCGCGGTGAAGGTCGCCGACGTCGACGGAGTCCGGCTGGCCGGGCTCCTCATCGACGCGGGTGCCGAGAACTCCCGGACGCTGGTGGAGATCGGCGAGGAGGGCTCCTCCGCCGGCCACGCGGACAACCCGACGACCGTGCAGGACGTCTTCATCCGCATCGGGGGCGCCGGCCCGGGCAAGGCCACCACCAGCCTCGTCGTCAACAGCAACGACACGATCATCGACCACACCTGGATCTGGCGCGCCGACCACGGCGAAGGCGTCGGCTGGGAGACCAACCGCGCCGACTACGGCGTCCAGGTCAACGGCGACGACGTCCTGGCCACCGGCCTCTTCGTGGAGCACTTCAACAAGTACGACGTGGTGTGGGCCGGAGAGCGCGGCCGGACGATCTTCTACCAGAACGAGAAGGCGTACGACGCGCCGGACCAGGCGGCCATCCAGAACGGCGACACCCAGGGATACGCGGCCTACAAGGTCGAGGACTCGGTGGACACCCACGAGGGCTGGGGCCTGGGGAGCTACTGCAACTACAACGTGGACCCGGCCATCCGCCAGGAACACGGCTTCCAGGCACCGGTCAAGCCCGGGGTGAAGTTCCACGGGCTGCTCACCGTGTCGCTCGGGGGCATGGGCCATTACGACCACGTGATCAACCAGGTCGGTGAGCCCACCCAGGGTTCGGACACGGTCCCGTCGACGATCACCGAGTTCCCGCTGCCCTGACGCGCGGGGCGACACAAGGGAACGGGAGCCGGCCCCCGCGGTGGGGGCCGGCTCCCGGCGTCGTGGGGAGCGGGGTCACGCCGCCTTGAACCGGCGCAGCCGCAGCGAGTTGCCGACGACGAAGACCGAGGAGAAGGCCATGGCGGCGCCGGCGATCATCGGATTGAGGAGGCCGGCGGCGGCCAGCGGCAGGGCGGCGACGTTGTAGGCGAAGGCCCAGAAGAGGTTGGACTTGATGGTGGCGAGAGTGCGCCGGGCCAGGCGTACCGCGTCGGCGGCCACCCTGAGGTCACCGCGGACCAGGGTGAGGTCGCCTGCCTCGATGGCGGCGTCGGTGCCGGTGCCCATGGCGAGGCCGAGGTCGGCCTGGGCGAGGGCGGCGGCGTCGTTGACCCCGTCGCCGACCATGGCGACCGTACGTCCCTCGGCCTGGAGCCCCTTGACCACCTCGGCCTTGTCCTCGGGCATCACCTCGGCGATCACCTGCTCGATGCCGACCTCGCGGGCGACCGACTCGGCGGCGGCCCGGTTGTCGCCGGTCAGCAGGACGGGGGTGAGGCCCAGCGCGCGCAGCCGGCGGATCGCCTCGGGGCTGGTCTCCTTGACCGCGTCGGCCACCTCCAGGACCGCGCGGGCCTCCCCGTCCCAGGCGACCGCGACGGCGGTACGCCCGGCCGCCTCGGCCCCGGCGTGGGCACGCTCCAGCTCGGCGGGCAGCTCGATCGCCCACTCGGCGAGGAGGCGGGGCCGGCCGACGAGGACGGCGTGGCCCTCGACGACGCCCTGGACACCGAGACCGGCGACGCCCGCGAAGTCCTCGGGCGCGGGGAGCGGGCCGGTGCGGTCGGCGGCGGCCCGGGCGACGGCCTGGGCGATGGGGTGCTCGGAGGCGTGCTCCAGGGCGCCGGCGAGCCGGAGCGCCTCCTCCTCCGTGGTGGAGGCGGCGGTGTGCACGGCGAGCAGGGTCATCCGGCCGGTGGTGACGGTGCCGGTCTTGTCGAGGACGACCGTGTCGACCTTGCGGGTGCTCTCCAGGACCTCGGGGCCCTTGATGAGGATGCCGAGCTGGGCGCCGCGTCCGGTGCCGACCATGAGCGCGGTCGGCGTGGCGAGCCCCAGCGCGCAGGGGCAGGCGATGATCAGTACGGCGACGGCGGCGGTGAAGGCGGCGGTCAGCCCCCAGCCGGTGCCGAGCCAGAAGCCGAAGGTGGCGACGGCCAGCGCGATGACGACCGGCACGAAGACGGCGGAGATGCGGTCGGCGAGCCGCTGGGCGGCGGCCTTGCCGTTCTGCGCCTCCTCGACCAGCCTGGCCATCCGGGCGAGCTGGGTGTCGGCGCCGACCCGGGTGGCCTCGACGACCAGGCGGCCCCCGGCGTTGAGGGTGGCGCCGGTGACGGAGTCGCCCGGGCCGGCCTCGACGGGGACGGACTCGCCGGTGAGCAGGGAGGCGTCGATGGCGGAGGAGCCCTCGACCACGGTGCCGTCGGTGGCGACCTTCTCGCCGGGGCGGACCACGAAGTGGTCACCGGCGCGCAGCTCGCCCGCCGGGATCCGCTCCTCGCCGCCGTCGCGCAGGACGGTGACCTCCTTGGCTCCCAGCTCCATCAGCGAGCGGAGCGCGGCGGAGGCGCGGCGCTTGGAACGGGCCTCGAAGTAGCGTCCGGCCAGGATGAAGGCGGTGACGCCGGCGGCTGCCTCCAGGTAGATGTTCCCGGCCCCGTCGGTGCGGGCGACGGTGAACTCGAAGGGGTGGGTCATGCCGGGGGTGCCGGCGGTGCCGAGGAAGAGGGCCCACAGGGACCAGAGGAAGGCGGCGGAGGTACCGACGGAGATCAGGGTGTCCATGGTCGCGGCGCCGTGCCGCAGGTTGGTCCAGGCGGCCCTGTGGAAGGGCCAGGCAGCGTAGACGACGACGGGGGCGGCCAGGGTGAGGGAGAGCCACTGCCAGTAGGTGAACTGGAGTGCCGGGATCATGGCCATGGCGATGACCGGGACGGAGAGCACCACGGCGGTGATCAGCCGCTGGCGCAGCGGCCGCAGTTCCTCCTCGGCCCGCGCGTCGGCGTCGTCGCCCGCCACCGCTTCGGGGCCGGTGCGGGGCGGCTCGGGCTCGCGGGCGGTGTAGCCGGTGGCCTCTACGGTGGCGATCAGGTCGCCGACCCCCACCGGCCCGGCGTAGGAGACCTTGGCCTTCTCGGTGGCGTAGTTGACGGTGGCCTCGACGCCTTCCATGCGGTTGAGCTTCTTCTCGATGCGCGCGGCGCAGGAGGCGCAGGTCATCCCGCCGATGGCGAGTTCGACCTCCGCGGGCCCCGCTGTCGTCGTCCGGCCGCTCATGGCCACCACTGCTCCTCCGTCGCTCCTCGGTACCGCCAGGTACCCTTTCGACCTTCAGGTATACCCCCCGGTGGTATGAGAAGCAAGATCGGCCACCGTTTGACTTCATACCCCCAGGGGGTACTTTGGGTAGACCTCCGACGGACGAACACGTCGGCGGAGACAGAGGAGCGGTCATGAACACAGGAGTGCGGATCGGGCTGTACGCGGCCGGACTGGTCGTCGCCTTCGGCGCGGCGTACGGGGTGGGGGTCCAGTTCGGCCCGGAGCCGGACCGCCCGGTGCCCGCCGAGCACGGCGGGCACCCGCGGGACACCGGCGGAGACCACCGCGAGGACCACGGCGCGGCCCGTCCCGCCTCCGCGACCCCGCGCTGACGCCCCCGCGCACGCCGGGACCTGCCCCCGCCAGGCGGAGCGGGGCCCCGTTCGCGACGGGCTCGGGTCAGCCGAGCGGCCTCACCCCCACCGGCACGCGGCGATCCGGGACCGCGCGCCCGGCCCTGTCACCACGTCGCCGCCGGCCGAGTCGGCGGCGGTGGCGGTGGCGGTGGCGGTGGCGGTGGCGGTGGCGGTGACACTGCCCCGGCGAGTACACCGGGACCGTCGCCGGACGCGCGGTGCGCGTGGCCACCGGCGGCCACGGTCGAGCCGACCGCCGCCGTGGAGGTGAACGGGACGCACCGGCCGAGGGGCGCGAGCCGCGCCCGCGCGCGGCCGGCCGAGCCGGTCCCGAGGGTGGCGCACCCGAAGGTCCGCCCCGGGCCGCCCCCGAGGAACGCCCCCTCGTACACACCGGCCTCCGCCTCGTACGCGGCGTACGGCAGACCGGCGCCCCGCCCGGTGGCGGCCGCCCCGGTGGCCGCCACCCGGCCCACCGCCGAGAGGGGGCGGACGGGCCCCGGTGCGCGCCCCGTCCGCGTGTCAGGGCTGCCGCAGCGCGCCCCCGGCGGTGATCCGCTCCACCGCCTCCACCGTCAGCGCCCGCTCGTGCGGCCGGGTGTCCAGGGCCCGGTGCAGGGAGAGCCCCTCGATGAGGGCGTCGAGTTGACGTGCCGTGTCGGGGTCGAAGTGGCGTTCGAGGATGTCGCGGCTGCGGGCCATCCAGGCGCGGGTCAGTTCGCGGTAGGCGGGGCGGCGGGCGGCGAGGGTGTACAGCTCCTGGGTGAGGATCAGGTCGCGCTGGTTGCCGCTGGAGAGATGGTGCACCAGCCCGGCCACGGCGGCCCGCGCCTCCTCGGCGGTGGCGGCGGCACCGAGGCGCTCCTCGAAGACGGCCACGATGGTCGAGGAGAAGCGGGTGAACGCCTCGCGGAGCAGTTCGTCCATCGAGGCGAAGTGGTAGGTCATCGACCCCAGCGGTACCCCCGCCCGCGCCGCCGCCTTGCGGTGCGAGACACCCGCCACGCCGTCCTCGGCGATCAGGTCCAGCACGGCGGCGAGGATGCGCTCCCGCCGGCCGGGGTCGGTCTGTCCGGTCGCCACTGGTCCTCCTGGTCGTGCGCGGGCGGGCCCGCGGCCGGGGCCCGGGGAGCCTCACCGTAGCGCCGGGGACGGACACGGGGGTGACCACGCCGGGCGTACGGTCGTACACTCGCAGGGCGTACGACCGTACGTGCAGGGCGGGGCCTGCTCCGGGCCTGCTCCGCTCCCCCGCGTCTGCCGAGGACTCCGCCGTGCTGGACACCGCCACGCGCCGCCGGCGTGCCGCCCTCTTCGTCTTCATGCTCGTCTCCGGAGTCGGCATGGCCTCGTGGGTGGCGCGGACGCCGGCGGTCCGGGACACGCTGGGCGTGAGCACCGGCGGCATGGGCGTGGTGCTGTTCGGCCTGTCCACCGGGTCGATGGCGGGGGTGCTGCTCTCCGGCCCGCTGGTGCGGCGGTACGGCGGGCGGGCCGTCATGTGGGCCGGCGCGGCCGTGCTGACGGCCGGACTCGCGGTGGTCGCGGGCGGCGCCGCAGGGTCGCTGGCGGGCGGGGTGTTCGTGGGGCTCGCCCTGTTCGGCTCGGGGCTCGGACTCGCCGAGGTCGCCGTGAACATCGAGGGCGCCGCCGTGGAACGGCGCATCGGCCGGCCGGTGCTGCCGGTGCTGCACGGCTGCTTCAGTCTCGGCACGGTCGTCGGGGCGCTGCTCGGCCTGGCGCTGACGGC
Coding sequences within it:
- a CDS encoding heavy metal translocating P-type ATPase, with amino-acid sequence MSGRTTTAGPAEVELAIGGMTCASCAARIEKKLNRMEGVEATVNYATEKAKVSYAGPVGVGDLIATVEATGYTAREPEPPRTGPEAVAGDDADARAEEELRPLRQRLITAVVLSVPVIAMAMIPALQFTYWQWLSLTLAAPVVVYAAWPFHRAAWTNLRHGAATMDTLISVGTSAAFLWSLWALFLGTAGTPGMTHPFEFTVARTDGAGNIYLEAAAGVTAFILAGRYFEARSKRRASAALRSLMELGAKEVTVLRDGGEERIPAGELRAGDHFVVRPGEKVATDGTVVEGSSAIDASLLTGESVPVEAGPGDSVTGATLNAGGRLVVEATRVGADTQLARMARLVEEAQNGKAAAQRLADRISAVFVPVVIALAVATFGFWLGTGWGLTAAFTAAVAVLIIACPCALGLATPTALMVGTGRGAQLGILIKGPEVLESTRKVDTVVLDKTGTVTTGRMTLLAVHTAASTTEEEALRLAGALEHASEHPIAQAVARAAADRTGPLPAPEDFAGVAGLGVQGVVEGHAVLVGRPRLLAEWAIELPAELERAHAGAEAAGRTAVAVAWDGEARAVLEVADAVKETSPEAIRRLRALGLTPVLLTGDNRAAAESVAREVGIEQVIAEVMPEDKAEVVKGLQAEGRTVAMVGDGVNDAAALAQADLGLAMGTGTDAAIEAGDLTLVRGDLRVAADAVRLARRTLATIKSNLFWAFAYNVAALPLAAAGLLNPMIAGAAMAFSSVFVVGNSLRLRRFKAA
- a CDS encoding TetR/AcrR family transcriptional regulator, with the protein product MATGQTDPGRRERILAAVLDLIAEDGVAGVSHRKAAARAGVPLGSMTYHFASMDELLREAFTRFSSTIVAVFEERLGAAATAEEARAAVAGLVHHLSSGNQRDLILTQELYTLAARRPAYRELTRAWMARSRDILERHFDPDTARQLDALIEGLSLHRALDTRPHERALTVEAVERITAGGALRQP